One part of the Halopenitus persicus genome encodes these proteins:
- a CDS encoding DUF7322 domain-containing protein codes for MLPREGDDDVEFAFDETSPAEEELAPDQPSVENYEDRFPEPDADDFGLGSDLDPRTYRTFIVCVLLSNAALFCVSLGAMLVYFRGQWSIGLGLAGLGVLAGIRTFQHYRSWQQYRRERDTEDEDADGSDGSNEGADESDGSDGSETTDPNPDGSQP; via the coding sequence GTGCTTCCGAGGGAGGGCGATGACGACGTCGAGTTCGCGTTCGACGAGACGAGCCCCGCCGAGGAGGAGCTCGCGCCCGACCAGCCCTCGGTCGAGAACTACGAGGATCGCTTCCCGGAGCCGGACGCCGACGATTTCGGACTCGGTTCCGACCTCGATCCGCGGACCTACCGGACGTTCATCGTCTGCGTGCTGTTGAGCAACGCCGCGCTCTTCTGTGTCAGCCTCGGCGCGATGCTCGTGTACTTCCGGGGCCAGTGGTCGATCGGTCTCGGCCTCGCCGGACTCGGCGTGCTCGCGGGCATCCGAACGTTCCAGCACTACCGGTCGTGGCAGCAGTATCGGCGAGAGCGCGACACGGAGGACGAGGACGCGGACGGGTCGGATGGGTCGAACGAGGGCGCGGACGAGTCGGATGGGTCGGACGGGTCGGAAACGACCGATCCGAATCCGGACGGGTCGCAACCCTAA
- a CDS encoding DUF7331 family protein codes for MTSTPNADERQRSDGQAGVTDVEAYEDGGNVVLFDPDNPLAWVESSNTVRLRDVA; via the coding sequence ATGACGTCCACCCCCAATGCGGACGAGAGGCAGCGCTCGGACGGTCAAGCAGGCGTGACCGACGTCGAGGCCTATGAGGACGGGGGCAACGTCGTGCTTTTCGATCCGGATAACCCGCTCGCGTGGGTCGAGTCCAGCAACACGGTTCGGCTTCGAGACGTGGCCTGA
- a CDS encoding DNA polymerase domain-containing protein: MTQTGLTEFSSGGDAATDAGDGTDDGRSAEVVREEARVVAGGGGGHVNDVVDVDDAKFPDSTGTVELAVTQVDYAVEGRGSDEYPVVHVFGRRPNPDGEDVREHLRVLGVEPYFYVPTADLERDPVEEYDVVIGTRESDANDVAYESIRGEPLTRIVTRTPRDVGNIRDDFETTFEADILFPNRFLIDNGIAGGLRVEERRLEDGRIQVAENHLEPAAVEADVRVNTFDIEVDDRRGFPEDGEEPIVCLTSHDSYDDEYVVWLYEAPGGDASPPEDLPEYEGIEDGGIDARVESFETEEAMLAAFIDYLRETDPDVLCGWNFEDFDAPYLLDRLERLDSRTDHDLSVDRLSRIGEVWRSGWGGPDIKGRVVFDLLYAYKRTQFTELESYRLDAVGETELDVGKERYAGDIGDLWEQDPERLLEYNLRDVELCVEIDRKQNLIDFWNEVKKFVGCKLEDAPTPGDAVDVYVLHKAHGKFALPTKGQQESEEFEGGAVFDPISGVKEMVTVLDLKSLYPMCMVTINAGPETKVDPDEYDGETYLAPNGTHFRKEPDGIMREMVDELLSERERKKELRNDHDPGTQPYEQYDRQQAAVKVIMNCFTPDTDVLTPDGVRSITDLEVGDEVYSLDPETEEMEVKSVEETHAYPEYRGELVDIETSNIDFRVTPNHRMLVRKNETNGITEDGYEFVEAGDLDRATNYELPHGWDGPDGDRIEEVDLTELITGEYEVWVRPEVHGHTFTAELGWTPRRVPKADLGQVGYVFTAEEFEDHREYVESVCETSFIHRESGRKWVPRTYDGDDFLDLLAWYITEGNVYTSEEKTFGNHHRGSATTVKIAQNAIPDGGGHHAGIGDLLDGMGLDCYVDDRAHQFTSLLLGELLRERCGGDSFDKRIPEFVFEATGEQKRRFLETLIDGDGDRQSNSWRYTTSSDRLRDDVLRLCAHLGLTAKYARDSGSWRIYVGEDTKNTLRMHRSGSTSQAEEGVYCVTVADNHTLLAGRNGTFQFVGQSLYGVTGWDRFRLYDKEGAAAVTATGREVISFTEEAASEIDMEVTYGDTDSVMLELGQETGVESAIEQSFAIEDHINGRYDDFAREELNAEMHRFQIEFEKLYRRFFQAGRKKRYAGHIVWKEGKDVDDIDITGFEYKRSDIAPITKEVQKRVIETIVTGDDIEEDMAEVKTYLSDVIDDFLSGEVDLEEIGIPGGIGKRLDAYETDTAQVRGAKYANLLLDTNFDRGSKPKRLYLEKVHPDFWRRIEDERGLDPHTDPLYGEFKRDPDVICYEYADEIPEEFSIDWELMLEKTLKGPISRVIEALGMSWDEIKTGQEQSGLGQFM, encoded by the coding sequence ATGACGCAGACGGGGCTCACCGAGTTCTCATCCGGCGGGGACGCCGCCACCGACGCGGGCGACGGCACCGACGACGGCCGGTCGGCGGAGGTCGTTCGCGAGGAGGCTCGCGTCGTGGCCGGCGGTGGCGGCGGCCACGTCAACGACGTGGTCGACGTCGACGACGCGAAGTTCCCCGACTCGACCGGAACCGTCGAGCTGGCGGTCACGCAGGTCGATTACGCCGTCGAGGGGCGCGGCAGCGACGAGTATCCCGTCGTCCACGTGTTCGGGCGCCGGCCGAACCCCGACGGCGAGGACGTCCGTGAACACCTCCGCGTGCTCGGCGTCGAGCCCTACTTCTACGTGCCGACGGCCGACCTCGAGCGCGACCCGGTCGAGGAGTACGACGTCGTGATCGGCACCCGAGAATCGGACGCCAACGACGTCGCCTACGAGAGCATCCGCGGCGAGCCGCTCACCCGGATCGTCACGCGCACGCCGCGTGACGTCGGAAACATCCGTGACGACTTCGAGACGACCTTCGAGGCCGACATCCTGTTCCCGAACCGCTTTCTGATCGACAACGGGATCGCCGGCGGGCTTCGGGTCGAGGAGCGGCGGCTCGAGGACGGCCGGATCCAGGTCGCAGAGAACCACCTCGAACCGGCCGCCGTCGAGGCCGACGTCCGGGTGAACACCTTCGACATCGAGGTCGACGACCGGCGAGGATTCCCGGAGGACGGTGAGGAACCGATCGTCTGTCTGACCAGCCACGACTCCTACGACGACGAGTACGTCGTCTGGCTCTACGAGGCTCCCGGGGGTGACGCGTCGCCGCCCGAGGATCTACCGGAGTACGAGGGGATCGAGGACGGCGGCATCGACGCCCGCGTCGAGTCCTTCGAGACCGAGGAGGCGATGCTGGCGGCGTTCATCGACTACCTCCGCGAGACCGACCCCGACGTCCTCTGCGGGTGGAACTTCGAGGACTTCGACGCGCCCTACCTCCTCGATCGGCTGGAACGGCTCGATTCCCGGACCGACCACGACCTCTCGGTCGACCGGCTCTCGCGGATCGGCGAGGTCTGGCGATCGGGCTGGGGCGGCCCGGACATCAAGGGGCGGGTCGTCTTCGACCTGCTGTACGCCTACAAGCGCACGCAGTTCACGGAGCTCGAGTCCTACCGGCTCGACGCCGTCGGGGAGACGGAACTCGACGTCGGCAAGGAACGATACGCCGGCGACATCGGAGACCTGTGGGAGCAGGACCCGGAACGGCTGCTCGAGTACAACCTTCGTGACGTCGAGCTCTGCGTGGAGATCGACCGCAAGCAGAACCTGATCGACTTCTGGAACGAGGTGAAGAAGTTCGTCGGCTGCAAGCTCGAGGACGCGCCCACGCCCGGCGACGCGGTCGACGTCTACGTCCTGCACAAGGCCCACGGCAAGTTCGCGCTCCCGACGAAGGGCCAACAGGAGTCCGAGGAGTTCGAGGGCGGCGCCGTCTTCGACCCGATCTCCGGCGTCAAGGAGATGGTGACCGTACTCGATCTGAAATCACTCTACCCGATGTGCATGGTGACGATCAACGCGGGCCCGGAGACGAAAGTCGATCCCGACGAGTACGACGGCGAGACGTACCTGGCGCCCAACGGGACCCACTTCCGCAAGGAGCCGGACGGCATTATGCGCGAGATGGTCGACGAACTGCTCTCCGAGCGCGAACGGAAGAAGGAGCTCCGAAACGACCACGATCCGGGCACCCAGCCGTACGAGCAGTACGACCGACAGCAGGCAGCTGTCAAGGTTATTATGAACTGTTTCACGCCGGACACCGACGTCCTCACGCCGGACGGCGTACGGTCGATCACGGACCTCGAGGTCGGCGACGAGGTGTACTCGCTCGATCCGGAGACGGAGGAAATGGAAGTCAAGAGCGTCGAGGAGACCCACGCGTATCCGGAGTATCGCGGCGAGCTCGTGGACATCGAGACTTCCAACATCGACTTTCGGGTCACGCCGAACCACCGGATGCTCGTCCGGAAGAACGAGACGAACGGGATCACCGAAGACGGCTACGAGTTCGTCGAGGCCGGCGACCTCGATCGGGCGACGAACTACGAGCTCCCGCACGGCTGGGACGGGCCTGACGGCGATCGGATCGAGGAGGTGGATCTCACGGAACTGATCACCGGCGAGTACGAGGTGTGGGTCCGGCCGGAAGTACACGGACATACCTTCACCGCCGAGCTCGGCTGGACGCCCCGGCGCGTCCCGAAGGCCGACCTCGGGCAGGTCGGCTACGTCTTTACTGCCGAGGAGTTCGAGGACCACCGTGAGTACGTCGAGTCGGTCTGTGAGACGAGTTTCATCCACCGCGAATCCGGGCGGAAGTGGGTCCCACGGACCTACGACGGCGACGACTTCCTCGACCTGTTGGCGTGGTACATCACGGAGGGGAACGTCTACACGTCCGAGGAGAAGACGTTCGGGAACCACCACCGCGGATCCGCGACGACGGTGAAGATCGCCCAGAACGCGATCCCGGACGGCGGCGGCCATCACGCAGGGATCGGCGACCTCCTCGACGGGATGGGGCTCGACTGCTACGTCGACGACCGCGCACATCAGTTCACGTCACTGCTCCTCGGGGAGCTGCTTCGAGAACGCTGTGGCGGGGACAGCTTCGACAAGCGGATCCCCGAGTTCGTCTTCGAGGCGACCGGCGAACAGAAGCGGCGATTCCTGGAGACGCTCATCGACGGCGACGGAGATAGACAGTCCAACTCCTGGCGGTATACGACCTCGAGCGACCGGCTTCGGGACGACGTTCTCAGGCTCTGTGCGCACCTGGGGTTGACCGCGAAGTACGCGCGAGACAGCGGGAGTTGGCGGATCTACGTGGGCGAAGACACGAAGAACACGCTCCGGATGCACCGGAGCGGGTCGACGAGCCAGGCCGAGGAGGGCGTCTACTGCGTCACCGTTGCCGACAACCACACGCTGCTTGCCGGGCGCAACGGAACGTTCCAGTTCGTCGGTCAGTCGCTGTACGGCGTCACGGGATGGGATCGATTCCGACTCTACGACAAGGAGGGCGCAGCGGCCGTGACGGCGACGGGCCGTGAGGTGATCTCCTTCACCGAGGAGGCGGCGTCGGAAATTGATATGGAAGTGACATATGGGGACACTGACAGCGTTATGTTGGAGCTCGGACAGGAAACCGGAGTCGAGTCCGCCATCGAGCAGTCGTTCGCGATCGAGGACCACATCAACGGCCGATACGACGACTTCGCGCGCGAGGAGTTGAACGCGGAGATGCACCGCTTCCAGATCGAGTTCGAGAAGCTCTACCGGCGCTTCTTCCAGGCGGGACGCAAGAAGCGGTACGCGGGTCACATCGTCTGGAAGGAGGGGAAGGACGTCGACGACATCGACATCACCGGCTTCGAGTACAAGCGCTCGGACATCGCGCCGATCACGAAGGAGGTGCAAAAGCGCGTCATCGAGACGATCGTCACCGGTGACGACATCGAGGAGGACATGGCGGAGGTGAAGACGTACCTCTCGGACGTCATCGACGACTTCCTCTCCGGGGAGGTGGATCTCGAGGAGATCGGCATCCCGGGCGGGATCGGGAAGCGTCTGGACGCCTACGAGACGGACACCGCGCAGGTCCGCGGGGCGAAATACGCCAACCTGCTGCTCGACACGAACTTCGATCGGGGATCCAAGCCGAAGCGGCTCTACCTCGAGAAGGTTCACCCGGACTTCTGGCGGCGGATCGAGGACGAACGGGGGCTCGATCCCCACACCGATCCGTTGTACGGCGAGTTCAAACGCGATCCGGACGTGATCTGCTATGAGTACGCCGACGAGATCCCCGAGGAGTTCTCCATCGACTGGGAGCTGATGCTCGAGAAGACGCTGAAGGGACCGATATCACGAGTGATCGAGGCGCTCGGGATGAGCTGGGATGAGATCAAAACCGGACAGGAGCAGAGCGGCCTCGGTCAATTCATGTGA
- a CDS encoding ABC transporter ATP-binding protein, translating to MATLEINNLHAEVAEEGGEHILRGVDLEVASGEIHALMGPNGSGKSTTAKVIAGHPAYEVTDGEIILHLDEDDVDDVDVELDEEDYRWNLLELEPNERAALGIFLGFQYPAEIEGVTMTNFLRQALNAKHDEREELFAGEDEADADGEDEDAGYETSPMEGPADDGEIGVAEFQELLTEKMDLLDMDEKFMQRYLNAGFSGGEKKQNEVLQAALLEPAIAVLDEIDSGLDIDRLQDVSEGINALRDEQGTGILQITHYQRILDYVEPDHVHVMLDGKIAKSGGAELATELEDEGYDWVREEAYEAA from the coding sequence ATGGCAACTCTCGAGATCAACAACCTCCACGCCGAAGTGGCCGAAGAGGGCGGAGAACACATCCTCCGTGGCGTCGACCTGGAGGTCGCCTCCGGGGAGATCCACGCGCTGATGGGGCCGAACGGCTCCGGCAAGTCGACGACCGCGAAGGTCATCGCCGGACATCCGGCCTACGAGGTCACCGACGGCGAGATCATCCTTCACCTCGACGAGGACGACGTCGACGACGTCGATGTCGAACTCGACGAGGAGGACTATCGGTGGAACCTCCTGGAGCTGGAGCCCAACGAGCGCGCCGCGCTCGGCATCTTCCTCGGATTCCAGTATCCGGCGGAGATCGAGGGCGTCACCATGACGAACTTCCTCCGGCAGGCGCTCAACGCGAAACACGATGAGCGCGAGGAGCTCTTCGCGGGCGAGGACGAGGCCGACGCGGACGGCGAGGACGAGGACGCGGGCTACGAGACCTCCCCGATGGAGGGGCCCGCGGACGACGGCGAGATCGGCGTCGCCGAGTTCCAGGAGCTGCTCACGGAGAAGATGGACCTGCTCGACATGGACGAGAAGTTCATGCAGCGGTACCTCAACGCCGGGTTCTCCGGCGGCGAGAAGAAGCAGAACGAGGTCCTGCAGGCCGCCCTGCTGGAGCCGGCGATCGCGGTCCTCGACGAGATCGACTCGGGGCTCGACATCGACCGCCTCCAGGACGTCTCCGAGGGGATCAACGCGCTTCGCGACGAACAGGGAACCGGCATCCTCCAGATCACCCACTACCAGCGCATCCTCGACTACGTCGAGCCCGACCACGTGCACGTGATGCTCGACGGCAAGATCGCCAAAAGCGGCGGCGCCGAGCTGGCGACCGAGCTCGAGGACGAGGGGTACGACTGGGTCCGCGAGGAAGCCTACGAGGCGGCGTAA
- the sufB gene encoding Fe-S cluster assembly protein SufB encodes MSSEDLQDTDTEARFEFKKEQKSAFQAEKGLTEETIRLISEDKDEPEWMLQRRLRALEQFHEMPMPTDWPGQPDLSEVDVDEIIPYIRPDVDVRAGVDDWTELPDDIKDTFDKLGIPEAEKNALSGVGAQYESEVVYQNMRDRWEEKGVIFCNMDKAVQEHEELVREHFMTKCVPPSDNKFAALHGAIWSGGSFVYVPEDTTVDMPVQAYFRMNSEGMGQFEHTLIIAEESSEVHYIEGCSAPKYSAFNLHSGGVEVFVGEDAHVQYSTVQNWSKNTYNLNTKRAIVEENGRMEWISGSMGSKATMLYPSTILKGRGASDNHITIAFAGEGQDIDTGAKVYHNAPNTKSTIESKSISKDGGRTNYRGLVHIADGAEGSSTAVECDALMFDNESTSDTMPYMEINESTVDVAHEATVGKIGDEDIFYLQSRGLDDDDAKQMIVSGFIEPITEELPIEYAVELNRLVELEMEGSLG; translated from the coding sequence ATGAGTTCAGAAGACCTGCAAGACACCGACACCGAAGCCCGCTTCGAGTTCAAGAAGGAACAGAAGTCGGCCTTCCAGGCGGAGAAGGGGCTCACCGAGGAGACCATCCGCCTCATCTCGGAGGACAAGGACGAACCGGAGTGGATGCTCCAGCGGCGCCTTCGCGCGCTCGAGCAGTTCCACGAGATGCCGATGCCGACCGACTGGCCCGGACAGCCGGACCTCTCGGAGGTCGACGTCGACGAGATCATCCCGTACATCCGGCCGGACGTGGACGTCCGGGCCGGCGTGGACGACTGGACGGAGCTGCCCGACGACATCAAGGACACCTTCGACAAGCTCGGCATTCCGGAGGCCGAGAAGAACGCCCTCTCGGGCGTCGGCGCCCAGTACGAGTCCGAGGTCGTCTACCAGAACATGCGCGACCGATGGGAGGAGAAGGGCGTCATCTTCTGCAATATGGACAAGGCCGTCCAGGAACACGAGGAGCTCGTCCGCGAGCACTTCATGACGAAGTGCGTCCCGCCGTCGGACAACAAGTTCGCCGCGCTCCACGGGGCGATCTGGTCGGGCGGATCGTTCGTCTACGTGCCAGAGGACACGACCGTCGATATGCCCGTCCAGGCGTACTTCCGGATGAACTCCGAGGGGATGGGCCAGTTCGAGCACACGCTCATCATCGCCGAGGAGAGCTCCGAGGTCCACTACATCGAGGGCTGCTCGGCGCCGAAGTACTCGGCGTTCAACCTCCACTCCGGCGGCGTCGAGGTGTTCGTCGGCGAGGACGCCCACGTCCAGTACTCGACCGTGCAGAACTGGTCGAAGAACACCTACAACCTGAACACCAAACGCGCCATCGTCGAGGAGAACGGCCGGATGGAGTGGATCTCCGGATCGATGGGGTCGAAGGCGACGATGCTGTACCCGTCGACGATCCTGAAGGGCCGCGGCGCCTCCGACAACCACATCACGATCGCCTTCGCGGGCGAGGGCCAGGACATCGACACCGGCGCGAAGGTCTACCACAACGCGCCGAACACCAAATCCACGATCGAGTCGAAGTCGATCTCCAAGGACGGCGGCCGGACGAACTACCGCGGGCTCGTCCACATCGCCGACGGAGCCGAGGGCTCCTCGACCGCCGTCGAGTGTGACGCGCTGATGTTCGACAACGAGTCCACCTCCGACACGATGCCGTACATGGAGATCAACGAATCGACCGTCGACGTCGCCCACGAGGCGACCGTCGGGAAGATCGGCGACGAGGACATCTTCTACCTCCAGTCGCGCGGTCTCGACGACGACGACGCCAAGCAGATGATCGTCTCGGGCTTCATCGAGCCGATCACGGAGGAGCTGCCCATCGAGTACGCCGTCGAGCTGAACCGACTGGTGGAACTCGAGATGGAGGGTTCACTCGGATAA
- the sufD gene encoding Fe-S cluster assembly protein SufD, whose protein sequence is MSTQVLDSLSEDTVRRIAEERDEPDWLLETRLDALEALDELDLPDVIQTPGRRWTNLEALDFESLVDPLDQADVTERDGEDDVVVLPFTEAFAEYGDVIEANFGSVLDPQENYLTALSVALFTTGTFVYVPAGVDAEDVTIRAEMNSRSLFSQTLVVTEESSSVTILEGIESGTDAAADASPADADRYFSNLVEVVAGENAYVQYGSLQNLAADTYTYTLKRGATDTYSTINWIEGNLGSALTRSDVETELDGDDSETQIVGAFFGHGDQHLDLNARVWHNAENTTADLVTRGVLDEEARSVYEGVQDVGREAWNTSSYQRENTLMLSDDAEADASPKLIIHNHDTEASHSATVGQVDAEELFYMESRSIDEETARNMLVEGFFVPVFEEIRVDEFRDDLEDLVQARLR, encoded by the coding sequence ATGAGCACGCAGGTACTCGACAGCCTCTCGGAGGACACGGTCAGACGCATCGCCGAGGAACGTGACGAGCCCGACTGGCTCCTCGAAACGCGGTTGGACGCGCTCGAGGCGCTCGATGAGCTCGATCTGCCGGACGTCATTCAGACGCCCGGCCGCCGCTGGACGAACCTCGAGGCGCTCGATTTCGAATCGTTGGTCGATCCGCTCGATCAGGCCGACGTCACCGAGCGCGACGGCGAGGACGACGTCGTCGTCCTCCCCTTCACGGAGGCGTTCGCGGAGTACGGCGACGTCATCGAGGCGAACTTCGGGTCCGTCCTGGATCCACAGGAGAACTATCTCACCGCGCTCTCGGTCGCGCTGTTCACGACCGGGACGTTCGTCTACGTCCCCGCCGGCGTCGACGCCGAGGACGTGACGATCCGGGCGGAGATGAACTCCCGGTCGCTGTTCAGTCAGACGCTCGTCGTCACCGAGGAATCCTCGTCGGTCACGATCCTCGAGGGGATCGAATCCGGTACGGACGCCGCGGCGGACGCGAGTCCGGCCGACGCCGACCGGTACTTCTCGAACCTGGTCGAGGTCGTCGCCGGCGAGAACGCCTACGTCCAGTACGGCTCGCTGCAGAACCTGGCGGCGGACACCTACACGTACACGCTCAAGCGCGGCGCGACGGACACCTACTCGACTATCAACTGGATCGAAGGGAATCTCGGGTCCGCGCTCACCCGGTCGGACGTCGAGACGGAGCTCGACGGCGACGATTCGGAGACCCAGATCGTCGGCGCCTTCTTCGGGCACGGCGACCAGCACCTCGATCTCAACGCGCGCGTCTGGCACAACGCCGAGAACACGACCGCCGACCTCGTCACGCGCGGCGTGCTCGACGAGGAGGCCCGGTCGGTCTACGAGGGCGTCCAGGACGTCGGCCGCGAGGCCTGGAACACCTCCTCCTACCAGCGGGAGAACACGCTGATGCTGTCGGACGACGCCGAGGCGGACGCGTCCCCGAAGCTCATCATCCACAACCACGACACCGAGGCGTCCCACTCGGCGACCGTGGGACAGGTGGATGCCGAGGAGCTGTTCTACATGGAGAGCCGCTCCATCGACGAGGAGACCGCGCGGAACATGCTCGTCGAGGGCTTCTTCGTGCCCGTCTTCGAGGAGATCCGCGTCGACGAGTTCCGCGACGACCTCGAGGACCTCGTGCAGGCGCGGCTGCGGTAG
- a CDS encoding ferritin family protein yields the protein MSVGNRITSDDQLARLLQIGIVLEEVVEARAYHHYSSLDAELDAEVEDLLEHAAEESADHRRRLEDLIEDLGVESVPFDEIEGLVEARYGRTQPDDFDGVLYDALCNEETAYKFYDDLIEAIEASDAEFSVDREELIATLSAIREEEAEGVEEVTAIMEER from the coding sequence ATGAGCGTCGGAAACCGGATCACCTCCGACGATCAGCTCGCGCGCCTCCTCCAGATCGGAATCGTTCTCGAGGAGGTCGTCGAAGCGCGCGCGTACCACCACTACTCGAGCCTGGACGCGGAGCTCGACGCGGAGGTCGAGGACCTGCTGGAACACGCCGCCGAGGAGTCGGCCGACCACCGGCGACGACTCGAGGACCTCATCGAGGACCTCGGCGTCGAGAGCGTTCCCTTCGACGAGATCGAGGGGTTGGTCGAGGCCCGCTACGGGCGGACCCAGCCCGACGACTTCGACGGCGTGCTCTACGACGCGCTCTGTAACGAGGAGACGGCCTACAAGTTCTACGACGACCTCATCGAGGCGATCGAAGCCTCGGACGCCGAGTTCTCGGTCGACCGCGAGGAACTGATCGCGACGCTGTCGGCGATCCGCGAGGAGGAGGCCGAGGGCGTCGAGGAGGTCACGGCGATCATGGAGGAACGATGA
- a CDS encoding metal-dependent transcriptional regulator: MNTADQYLKTIYLIQNQEDGPASTGSIADALDVSPASANEMIGKLEERGLADHEKYKGVKLSEEGIVRARDALQTYCIIERFLANVLGVEEFRAEARQLEAVIDDTVADRLDTIIDREPECPDCFDAEADACACLEAAFEGAD; this comes from the coding sequence GTGAACACCGCCGACCAGTATCTCAAGACGATCTACCTGATCCAGAACCAGGAGGACGGGCCGGCCTCGACGGGGTCGATCGCCGACGCCCTCGACGTGAGTCCCGCCAGCGCGAACGAGATGATCGGCAAGCTCGAGGAGCGCGGTCTGGCGGACCACGAGAAGTACAAGGGCGTGAAGCTCTCCGAGGAGGGGATCGTCCGCGCCCGGGACGCGCTCCAGACCTACTGCATCATCGAGCGCTTCCTCGCGAACGTGCTCGGGGTCGAGGAGTTCCGCGCCGAGGCGCGCCAGCTGGAGGCCGTGATCGACGATACCGTCGCGGATCGGCTCGATACGATCATCGACCGGGAGCCCGAGTGTCCGGACTGCTTCGACGCGGAGGCGGACGCCTGTGCCTGCCTCGAGGCGGCCTTCGAGGGCGCGGACTGA
- a CDS encoding group I intron-associated PD-(D/E)XK endonuclease, with product MAEARGASSNRAGEVAENIVSTKLLRLGYNVAEPRIPCPYDVIADLDDQLVKVQVKRGFDDSSRDETLRVNLLGSIHKGGTEYKSVKYQPDEVDSFAIYDPIQDEVYWLWFDEAPSTELRRKYTSLRRHRIEQKL from the coding sequence ATGGCTGAGGCCAGAGGCGCCAGTTCGAACCGAGCTGGAGAAGTCGCAGAGAACATCGTGAGTACGAAACTCCTCCGTCTCGGATACAACGTCGCAGAGCCACGGATCCCCTGCCCGTATGACGTGATCGCCGATTTGGATGACCAGCTCGTGAAGGTGCAAGTAAAACGGGGATTTGATGATTCAAGCCGGGACGAGACTCTTCGTGTTAATCTGCTTGGCTCGATTCATAAAGGCGGTACGGAGTACAAAAGCGTCAAATATCAGCCGGACGAAGTCGACTCGTTCGCAATATACGATCCCATACAGGACGAAGTATACTGGCTTTGGTTCGACGAGGCGCCGTCCACGGAACTCCGGCGAAAATATACATCGTTAAGGCGTCATAGGATCGAACAAAAATTGTAG
- a CDS encoding UPF0175 family protein: MKTVTTRIPKDDEEALAELEAEMSADRSEVLRRLIRQGLDDWRTERALDQLRDHTITLRKAAELADVSYVEILTLAAEEGIDVGYTTDDLERDLDRI, encoded by the coding sequence ATGAAGACGGTCACCACGCGCATCCCGAAAGACGACGAGGAGGCACTCGCCGAACTGGAAGCGGAGATGAGTGCCGATCGCTCGGAAGTGCTTCGTCGCCTCATCCGACAGGGCCTGGATGACTGGCGCACGGAACGGGCACTCGACCAGCTTCGAGACCATACCATTACGCTCCGAAAAGCAGCCGAACTGGCGGACGTCTCCTACGTCGAGATACTGACGCTCGCCGCCGAAGAGGGCATCGACGTCGGGTACACGACCGACGACCTCGAACGCGACCTCGACCGCATCTAA